A genome region from Methanococcoides burtonii DSM 6242 includes the following:
- a CDS encoding B12-binding domain-containing radical SAM protein, with protein MMPPATTSKDNIDINPLPPIGLGYIASVIEKLGVEVKIIDCLMEGWNQREEIGDGLIRIGLSENQIRDIISDYQPDLVCVNNQFSKQYENAHLIYRLVKEVDSNIITQAGGGHPSVMPKETLQDQNLDFVVLGEGEIVVECFLRCLLNKDDDYSKIDGLGYKIDGQIIINPKTTYIEDLDSLQFPALHLMNLEHYFGLDMSHGKRHSKRFYPIITSRGCPAKCTFCTAYRVWGRKYRHRSPENVIEEMKYVKEKYNIEELLIEDDNFTANPKRAEKICDLMIENKFNFKWDTPNGIAAFALNEKLIRKMKNAGCYKINIAVESGNQNTLNNIIKKPLKLEKVEEIVNICRKVDIDFGIFLILGMPGDNLEAMWDNYKFARKIKVFDPFISVATPYPGSEIFDICESKGYFSEEFKLENLFIRSFPIRTEQWTPEDIQKLMKKGYIYLKFYQFLDNPFNFTRLFAGFVLEKAKRTLNL; from the coding sequence ATGATGCCTCCTGCCACCACATCTAAAGATAATATAGATATTAACCCTTTACCCCCAATTGGATTAGGATATATTGCATCTGTTATTGAAAAATTGGGAGTTGAAGTAAAAATCATAGATTGTCTTATGGAAGGGTGGAATCAACGAGAAGAAATTGGAGATGGGTTGATTAGAATTGGACTTTCAGAAAATCAAATTCGAGATATAATTTCTGATTATCAACCAGACCTAGTATGCGTTAACAACCAATTTTCGAAACAATATGAAAATGCTCACCTCATATACAGACTTGTTAAAGAAGTCGATAGCAACATTATAACACAAGCCGGCGGGGGACACCCTTCGGTCATGCCGAAAGAAACTTTACAAGATCAAAATCTCGATTTTGTAGTTCTTGGTGAAGGAGAAATTGTAGTCGAATGTTTTTTGAGATGTCTTCTTAACAAAGATGATGATTATAGCAAAATTGATGGATTGGGTTACAAAATAGATGGACAAATAATCATTAATCCTAAAACAACTTATATAGAAGACCTCGATTCATTACAATTTCCTGCACTTCACCTGATGAATCTAGAACATTATTTTGGACTTGATATGTCACATGGAAAAAGACATTCCAAAAGGTTCTACCCAATTATCACATCCAGAGGTTGTCCTGCTAAATGTACATTTTGTACAGCATATCGAGTATGGGGGAGAAAATATCGACATCGATCACCTGAAAACGTTATTGAAGAGATGAAATACGTTAAGGAAAAATACAATATAGAAGAATTATTGATAGAAGACGATAACTTCACAGCAAATCCAAAGAGAGCAGAAAAAATTTGTGACCTGATGATAGAGAATAAATTCAATTTCAAATGGGACACACCCAATGGAATTGCTGCCTTTGCTTTAAATGAAAAACTCATACGTAAAATGAAAAACGCTGGATGTTACAAAATTAACATTGCTGTTGAAAGTGGAAATCAAAACACATTGAACAATATAATTAAAAAACCATTGAAATTGGAAAAGGTGGAAGAAATTGTAAATATTTGTCGCAAAGTAGACATCGATTTTGGAATCTTCCTGATCCTAGGAATGCCAGGAGATAATTTAGAAGCTATGTGGGATAATTACAAATTCGCTAGAAAAATAAAAGTGTTCGATCCATTTATTTCTGTTGCAACTCCATATCCAGGAAGTGAAATATTTGATATTTGTGAAAGTAAAGGTTACTTTTCAGAAGAATTCAAACTAGAGAATCTTTTCATTAGAAGCTTCCCAATAAGAACTGAACAATGGACACCTGAAGATATTCAAAAACTAATGAAAAAAGGATATATATATCTCAAATTTTATCAGTTTTTAGATAATCCTTTTAACTTCACACGACTTTTTGCAGGGTTTGTTTTAGAAAAAGCAAAGAGAACGCTCAATTTGTAA